GGATAAATATTCCGTGAGTGCCTTATTATCCTCCAACATTCTTATTTCTTTTCCAGAATTATCACAAAGTGAAATATGATCAGGAACCATCATACTGCTATTTGTTTTAATAAAATATTTATATCCTGTACTGAAATCAACAGAGTTCATCCCATTTTTATCAGTTAATTTTTTTGATTTTTTCCCATCTAAAGAAACAGCATAGAGATGACGCTGAAATATAGAACCTTCCGTACTCATATAATAAATGGTATTGGAGGTTTCATCAAAACCCTTAAAAGCAGTAACATCCCACTCCCCTTTTGTTATTTGATTTATTAATTTGCCGGTCATATCATATTGATAAAGATGATACCACCCGTCTTTTTCACTGCGACATATAAAAGATTTGTTATCTGGTAAAAAAGTGAGATCATCATTTATTTCGAGATAATATTGCGCTGTTTCGCGGAACATACTCGTTGTATTTCCGTTGGCTGGATTTGCAAGAAACAACTCCAGATCGTTTTGAAGTCTGTTCATCGTGAATACACAAAGTGCAGAACCATCGTTCGTCCATTTAATTCTCGGAATATATTCATAACTTTTTGTGATATTAACTTTCTGTATTTTTTTGGAAGGAATATCATAAATATAAATTTCAACGATACTATTCTTCTCCCCTACCTTTGGATATTTGAATTCATAATTTTCAGGATATAATTTTCCCTTGTAGGTCATCATATCAAATTGTGGAACCTTCTCTTCATTAAATTTATAAAATGCGATCTTACTTCCATCAGGGCTCCACTCAAATGCACGTACTAAAACAAACTCTTCCTCATAAACCCAATCGCTTCCCCCGTTAATAATATAATTCCATTTGCCATCTGTAGTCACCTGAAATTCAGTGTTGGAATTCAGATCCTTATAATACAAGTTATTATCTATCACATAAGCAATTTTATTCCCAGCCGGGGCAAAATCAGCATACATCTGTAAACCTTTATCTGAAAGTTTAGTAGTTTTTCTCGTTTTAATATCATACACAAAATTTTCATCATAGGTTGCGTGACGATATCTTTTTTTCATGCTTGTGGTTAACAACAATGCAGTTTCGTCATCATTAAAAGCATAATTTGCAAAATTTGTTACGGCTCCACCAGTTTGATTTACATTAAATACATCGCCATTCTTATTTCCGGTAGCATATTCATATTTAACAATAGCGGAATCATTTTCATTAAGTGTATAGTGTAAACCATCGTTCATGCTGCGCAGATCGTCTATCCCGGCCGGGTAGAAAGAATAGTTTGTCCAAATATCATCTACGCTTATCATTCCGTTCTGGGCAATTGCCAATCCGGATAAAAATAAAATTATTGTCGAAAGTATGATCCTTTTCATTTCTAAAATTTTGCGAAAGATAGGGAAAATTGGGGAGTTGGTAGGAGGTAGTGGCAGTGGGGAGTGGCAGTGGGTAGTGGCAGTGGCAGTTAGCAGTCGCAGTCGTAGTTTGTAACATTGGAGATTATTGCTTCGAATTGGAAAAGTAAACAGTAGGCAGTGGGCAGTGCACAGGTGTTCGGAAGAAACTGAATCAACATTCCCTTTGTGTACAAACTACTTGTACATCAGCTAGTTATGTTAGATTTTTGAAATATGTTTATTGGCGACATATTAAAGGTGCTACCAGACTCTTTATTAGAAGAACTGGCCCTTGAGACCGGGGTCAATAAATATTCTAAAAAATTACAAGGCGAGATTCTTTTTAAACTTCTGATCTATAGTATTGTAAGTAATAAGGACAATAGTTTACGAGGCATGGAGTCTGCCTATGAAACATTGGCATTCAATGTTTTGAATCAGGAAGGAACGAAATCGAGTATACGTTACAGTTCGATCAGTGAACGTATAAAGACAATGGACTATCGATATTTTGAAAAATTATTTAATAAATGTGTTGAATTATATGGATCAATTATTGGCGAAGAACATTCGAAATTATTACGGTTTGATTCAACAATTATAACTGCATCCGGAAAGTTATTAAAATGTGGTTATGTAATAAAGGGTAGTGCTGCTGCCTATTTAAACCAGTTAAAATTTACAATTGGTTTTTCGGAAATACCCATTAGTGCAGATGTCTATAGTGGTTCCATACCTGTTCCGGAAAATACTGCACTTCGAGCAGCGGTTCTGGAGCACCAACCGTCGAATGAAAATGCGGTAAGAGTCTTTGATAAAGGTGTTTCTGGCCGAAATACCTTTGAAGAACTTTCTAAAAAAAAGATACCATTTGTCACTCTGTTGTTTGCCAATAGTAACCTTGAAATTATAAGTGAAAATTTTATCAAGGAAAAAATTATAACAGAAAAACTGACCATCGAATCAGATTGTTGGGTTCATTTATTTAAAAGAAATGGGAAAACAGAAATACCATTTAGATGCATCCACACAATACAAAATAAAACCGGTGAAGTGTTGCGTTTTATAACGAATATCCCTGACCTAAGTGCGGAGGAAATTTATGCGCTGTACAAGCAACGTTGGGATATAGAAGTTTTCTTTAAATTTTTAAAGCAAGAACTAAATTTAAGCCATTTATTAAATCGAAGTGAAAATGGAATCAGAAGTATATTATATGTAACACTGATCGCTTCGATACTAATTATAGTATATAAAAAGACAAATGGGCATAAAGGATACAAAATAATGAAGCAACGCTTTGTGCAAGAAATGGAAAAACTAGTGGCTATAGACCTAGTTTACCTTTGCGATGGAAATCCTGAGAAGGCGAAAAAAATCCTCTTTAATACATCATGATGGCAATCTTCCGAACACCTGTGGTGGGCAGTGGGCAGTTTGTAACATTGATGATTAATGCTTCGAATTGGAAAAGTAAACAGTCGCAGTCGCAGTCGCAGTTTGTAGCATTGGAGATTATTGCTTCGTATTGAAAAGTAAAAAGTCAACAGTGGGCAGTGGGCAGTTTGTAACATTGATAATTATTGCTTCGAAATAAAAAGTAAACAGTCGCAGTCGCAGTCGCAGTTTGTAACATTGATAATTATTGCTTCGAATTGGAAAAGTAAACAGTAGGCAGTGGGCAGTGGGAAGTTTGTAACATTGGAGATTATTGCTTCGAATTGGAAATGTAAACAGTCAACAGTGGGCAGTGGGCAGTTTGTAACATTGAATGATTATTGCTTCGAATTGGAAAAGTAAACAGTCGCAGTCGCAGTCGCAGTTTGTAGCATTGGAGGTATTTCCTTCGAATTTTAGTGTGATTTCTATTTAAAGCTTTGGATAGTTTAAAATAGAAACTTGAATTTTCAATCGAAAATTGTCCTATTTCCTACTTCCTATGTCATATGTCGTATGTCGTATGTCGTATGTCCTATGTCATATGTCGTATGTCCTATGTCCTATGTCATATGTCATATGTCGTATGTCCTATGTCATATTTTACTTTTTGCTGACATATGGTATTTGGAGGGCGGGTAATTTGCGTTCATTATTAAACCTTAAACCATTGACTTATGAAAACCCGTTTCGAATTAAATGTAATACAACCACAAATTTCTGCTTGCAGTGAAAATTGGGACAATATGTTACCACATGAAAAGGGTGCATTTTGTAATAGTTGTAATAAAGTTGTACATGATCTTTCCAAATTAAATGGTGATCAGCTTGCAGCATTTTTAATTAAAAATAAAGGGCAGTCGGTTTGCGGAAAAGTAAATGCCGATCTCATTAATAAACCGGTAAGTTTAATTTACAAACAACCGGAGAGATATAGTTATAATTTTTTGTTTACTATTACCTTGTTCATCGTTTTTGGAACCACTTTGTTTTCCTGTGATGAAAAAGAACATGAAATTATTAAAACCAATATTGAAAATACTTTTTTTGAGGATGTAAATATTACACGAGAAACGGATTTACCAGAAGTGCAAAATATTTTAACAAATTCGATTGGTAAATATGTAAATGAAGAGGTTCCAATTATTGAAATATTTGAGAGAGACTCTACACCTATTGCTTTGGACGTAGTTGTTATTTCAAGAAATAGCGATCAATATGACAGACAACTTTGGGCCGGAGGGATGGGATTTGTAACACGAACAATATACCACGAAATTGACACTACACCCATCACTCCCCTAATTCCGGAAATCCCGGTAGAATTACCTTTATTGGTATTTCCAAATCCAGCCCGAGATCAAATCAATATAAAATATACCATCGCAGAAGAAGGACTTTCCATACTGACTTTCTTTAATATCAACGGTCAAAAAATAGCGGATATTTTCAGTACAAATGAATCGATACCAGGAGTTTATACTGAACAATTTAATGTGCAGAATCTCCCCTCCGGTATGTACATTTTAATTTTGTTAAATAATGATCACAAAGAGGTTTTTCGTGTAAACGTGACACATTAATTTATACTTATAGCAATTAACGGGGAAAATTATCCCCAATAAAAATGGAATAAATTTACTCATCTGCGATTAATTTTTAGTTCCTGCCGGAATTCGTAAAAATCTTACACGATTTATGAGATTAAATGCTGATTACCATTGGTATTCAAGGTTATATAATCCTAGGTGCAGAAAACTTACGTATGTATTGGTACAATTTTGCATAGATTAACGTAAGTCATGTACCCTATAAATTATGATATTGTAGTTATCGGCTCTGGTCCTGGCGGTTCTACCACTGCCCGTTACGCCGCTAAAAAAGGACTGCGTGTGCTTCTTATAGATAAACGACAAGAATTGGGAGCACCAATTCAATGTTCGGGTGCAATTAGCGCTAATGCTTTAGAAAATGTAGAAATTGCTGCAGATGATGAATTTATTCAGGAAAAGATCTATGGTTTTGGTATCTATAATGAAAATGGAACTAAATGCACTATTGATTACCGAACCTTAAAACCAGATGAATATGGTGAACTCAAAAAACCATTAGGTTTTATAGTTGACAGAAGGCGTTTTGATCGATATTTAATGACCATCGCAGAACGCGAACATGTAGATGTTTGGTTAAAATCAGAGGGACTGAATTATACACCCGAAAAAAATGGTACCTGCACTTTAACTGTTAGACGATTTAATGAAGAAATAAAAATAAATACCAAAGTAATTGTAGGTGCAGATGGACTGCAATCTCAGGTTGGAAAATGGGCTGGATTAAATACTCATATTAAATTGACCGAACTGGCAAGCTGTTTACAATTTGTTGTTGATGGTGTAAATACGGACGGATTATTAGAAATTATTACCGGCGATAAATGGGCACCCGGTGGTTATGCATGGGTATTCCCAAAAGGGAATGGATATGCAGAGATCGGATTAGGAGTTACAAGAACACTCGCCAAACAAAATGCACAATGGTATCTCGATCAATTTATGAAAGAATCATTTTTTAAAGATCGTTTTAAAAATGCAAGAATATTGGAAATTCAAGGTGGAGGAGTTCCATTGGCAGCTCCATTAAATATTCAGTATGCCGATAATTTAATATTGGTTGGAGATGCTGCACGACATGTAAACCCGATAACCGGTGGTGGCATTCACACTGCAATGGCATCAGGAAAAATAGCCGGGGAATTTTTGGCGGAATTAATTAAATCAGACAAACAAACATCCAAAGAAAATTTAAAAGAATATCAGGACAGATGGTTATCTGCCATGGGAAATAAAATGTGGCAATTATATGAGGTAAAACATACTATTTTTAATACCAAAGAAGTATTAAAAAGAGATGAAATGTTATACGATACCATGTCGAATTATTTCAGTCCGGAATCGGAATATAAAAAAATATAATTATGAGTCATGAATCAGTGATCTTTCAAATTGGATGGAATGCATGCATCAATTGCGGGGCCTGTATTGCAGTATGTCCACAGGTGCCGGGTTTTGTTACTTCGTTTAATACTATTGCAGTTAATACTCCATGTGATATTGCTTGTATGGCCTGCGAAATAATTTGCCCTGTGAGTACAATTATTCATTTAAAGGAATCGGCAATACCCAACGATCCTTTATTTATACAATTAAATCCAAGGTAAAACTACACATGAGACTCATCCAACATAAAAAAGAAGCATATTGGTTTTACAGGTTTTTATCTATTTTTTACGATAAATATGTAAACCCTTTATTCTGGACAGAATATATGCGCGATCAAAGTCTTGAGCTGGCATTATTAAATGATAAAAAATTAACCGTAATTGATGTTGGTTCCGGTACAGGCTTCACCACACAGGGAATAACAAAATCAATTTCACCACAACAAATTACCTGTATTGATCAAAGTCCGCATCAGATGCAAAAAGCAAAACAAAAATCTGATCTTAAAGGATGTACATTTATTTTAGGTGATGCAGAAAATATACCCTTTGCAAATAATACATTCGACCGATATGTATCTGCTGGAAGTATAGAATACTGGCCAGATCCGCAAAAGGGAATACTGGAAGCGATACGCGTAATAAAACCAGGTGGAACTGCATTAATGATTGGTCCTTTGGAACCCGGAAATAAATTGGGAAGGTTTTTGGCAAATACCTGGATGTTATTTCCTAAAGAAGAAGAATATTTAAACTGGTATAGAGCGGCAGGATTTAAAGAAATAAAAATAAAATATATAAAACCTCAATGGTATAAAAGTAAACATGAGTACGGAATAGCAATCTCAGGTATTAAACCTGTGGATGGAAGTGAAAATTTCCATGCTGAGATAAATGTATCCGAAGAAAAAAAATCGATTTTCAGACCATTACAAATTTTCTGGCGCGTATTGGTAGGTTCGCTGGCGGGATTTATTTTTATTCCGGTTGCACTTTTTGGTTATTTTACCAATATTTTCAGAAAGGATAAAAACCATTCATCCACCTATCAGGAGAAATTAAATAAATATCAAATTACCGTGCTGATCTTAATAGGTTTGCTCCTGATATTAACCATTTGGATAATTGTAAAATAAAAATGATCACATTAAACGAAAGGATCCGTCAATTTTATAATAGCTCCACTCCCCTATGGCTGGATACCTGGGGAGAACATATGCACCATGGTTTTTATGGTATTGATGGCAATATCAAAAAGGAAAACAAACAAGCTCAGATCGACCTGATAAATGAAGTAATAAATTGGGCAAATATTAAATCTGCACATCATATTTTAGATGCCGGTTGTGGTGTGGGAGGAAGTTCGAGATATCTCTCCAAAAAATTTGATGCGAGTGTTTTAGGATTAACATTGAGCAATGTTCAGGCTGCAGCTGCAGAAAAATATAACAAGGCGCAGGGGTTGGAAAATAAAGTGAGCATCATGGTTAAAGATATGCTCACACTTGATAAAAAGGACGGCCCATTTGATCTGATATGGTCGTTGGAAAGTGCGGAACATATTCCCGATAAAAAAGCATTATTACATTTATTTAATTCGCTGCTTGAAACGAAGGGAAAATGTGTAATTGTAACATGGTGCATAAGTTCTTCCTATGGAAATTTAACAGATAAACAACAAGATCTCATTCAAAAAATAGAAAAATTATATCATTTACCACCGATGATCTCTTTGCATGAATATACCATACTTATGAAAGAAGCGGGATTTATTAACGTACATTCCGCCGATTGGAGCGCAGCAGTTGCTCCTTTTTGGAATGCTGTAATTCGCAGCGCCATAAAATGGAAAAGTATTTTCGGATTATTGCGCGCAGGAACTACTACCATTAAAGGAGCCTGGGCAATGCAATACATGAAAAAAGGATTTCGGGAAGGCACCATAAAATTTATTGTGATACAAGGTGAGAAAATATGAATTTCATTAAAAATTTTATACTTTATTCCAGGCTACATACTATAATTGGTACAACAATAAGTGCATCTACTTTATATATAATTACCATTGCACTTTCACCTGAACCGGTGGAATATCATTTGCTTGGATTTATTTTAACACTTATAAGTTGTTTAGGCGCAAATATATATATTGTTGGCTTAAATCAGATCACCGATATTGAAATTGATAAAATAAACAAACCCTACTTGCCATTAGCCTCCGGTGCATATACTGTAAAGAAAGCCTACATTATTAATACTATTGCACTTTTAATTTCAATAAGCATTGCATTTTATTTTGGAAAGTTTTTATTAATTACGGTGTTATCCAGTCTAATACTCGGCACCATTTATTCGTTGCCTCCTTTCCGGTTAAAGAGATATTATTTCTGGGCAGCCTTTTGTATCATAGCAGTACGAGGAATACTTGTTAATATATTTTTATTTTTACACCTCCACACCATGGTATTAGGTTACTACCATTTACCTGATAGTATACGAATTCTCACGATCGCAATTTTTATTTATAGTATTGTAATTGCCTGGTTTAAAGATATTCCTGATATGGCCGGTGATCAAAAATTTGATATTAAAACATTATCGCTGCGCATTGGCTCAAAAACAGTATTTATATTTGGTAATACATTACTGGCTTTGGTATTTGTGTTCCTCATCTCAGCTTCCTTATTTTTCAAGTTAGAACTAAATACCACTCTTTTTATAGTGATGCATATTGTTATGTTACTTGCATTAATATACAAAGCGGTGAAAACTGACGTCAATAATAAGACTGCCATTTCGAAATATTACCAATTTATTTGGGTGCTATTTTTTGCCGAATACATTGTGTTCGCCCTTGCTTCAATAAGCGCCTAAGCCCACCTGGCGTTGAATTGCAAGATTTGGAGAGAATGCATATCTTTGAGAAAAAAAAGATGCGCAATATCCTATTCCTTTTTCTGGTTACACTAATTTCGGTTCATGCAACCGCACAAAGTTCCTTTGCCACTGCTGTTGAATACAATGATTATATTGTTGTTCAACAAGATAATGTTGGCACTGCAATAAACACTTTAATGGGTAATTTAAACCTTGACTCTGCAACAGTTTGGGCTTATTATAATTTAGGACTTGCCACAACGCAGGTAAGTCGCGATAATATTAAGAACCTGCCTGATTTCAATAATACCAGTTATTTTAAGAACGCTAGTCTGGAGCTGTTCCAATATTATGTTGATGTTTTTACCGTAGAATTTAAGGAAGTAGTAACTATTTATTTTGATGTTAATGTTCCATTCGAAAATAAATTGGATAAAATGAATCCAATTTTTGATGTTATTGCAGCGAAAGAAATGAAGTTTGATGAAAATTTTGCAAAAGCGCAGCAACAATTTGCTACAGAAAATAATTTCGAACTTATAATACCGGAGACTGTCGAAGAGGAATGAAAAAATGAATGAAGGAATGAAGGAATGAAGGAATGAAGGGATGAAAGAATGAAGGAATGAAAAAAAAAAGAAATAAAAATTGTAATGCGACGTAGAAAATTTGTAAAAACAATTGGCACTTTAATTCCTGGTGCGTTGATGATCCCATCATTTTTATCGGCTAAACCAATACCAAAAATCACGAGTGGAACTGTAATTATTGTGGGTTCAGGAGCAGCTGGTTTATATGCGGCGAAAACACTTAAGGATGCGGGTATGACTGTTATTATTTTGGAAGCCTCTGCTGTTCATGGAGGTAGAATTAGACCTTTAACAGGGTTTGGTGATTTTAATGTGGAAGCTGGTGCCGAATTTGTTCATGGAAAAGGAAATGATGCAGGAGATCCTCCCTCCTTTTTGTGGAGCAGTATTAATGCATATGACCCAGGTTTATTGTTGGAGTATGGTGGAAATAAAGAATTATATCAGATAGGATCAGAATACGAAACCTCGCCGCCCTATTGGGATGCAGAACTCGAAAATGCATGGCAGTTCTATTTAAATATGTACAGTTATACAGGCGATGATATTTTCATGAGTGATCATTTATTCACAGAATATGGCATTGACGAATCGCATCCATATTGGCATATTTATGAAGCTTGGATCGGATCGGAATTTGGGACTTCCATCAAACGCATCGGAATGAAAAGTATTGCAATAAGTGAAAATCTATGGCTTACGGGCGATAAGGATTTTTTATTGGATGATTCTTATTTATCCATACTTGAATCATTATTTTTTAATTCGGTATTGGAAAATATCCAGTATAACAGAATTGTTACTAAAATTACCTACGGCGCAACAGGAGTTATTGTAAATTGTGCAGATGGGGGTGTTTTATTTGGCGATAAAGTTCTGGTTACTGTTCCATTACCGATATTAAAAGAAAACATTATATCCTTTGAACCTTCATTACCTGCAGAAAAAATTTATGCCATTGAAACCATTGGCATGGGTGCCGGAATGAAATTAATTTTAAAGTTTTCGCAAACATTTTGGACGGATGAAATTCAGGATATGACCATAGATGGATTTTCCACTTTTATATGGAGTCCGGGGTTGGGAAAAACAGATGCCACAAATAATATTCTCATATGTTTTATTATGGGTGAAAACGCAGAATATATGAGTAGTATAGATGCCGGTGCTGTTGATGTTGCACTAGCGGAATTGGATCTTTTATTTGGAGGTGCCGCTAGTTTATATTATTTGGAAAGCAGTATTCAGGATTGGAGCTTAGAACCTTTTATTAAAGGAGCTTATTCATTTCCATCACCCGGGACCTATATTTCAGAAACTCAAAGTTCTCGTTTGGATCTTGCTTCACCGGTAGATTGTGTCCTGTTTTTTGCGGGAGAGGCAACCAATAATTATCATCCGGCCACTGTTCATGGAGCATTGGAAAGTGGTGCGAGGGCTGCAGCGGAGATATTGGAATGCCCTTTTTTAGGTAATGAAAATATTATTATAACAAATGAGGTAAATTTATATGCTGAAAATGCAGTTGTTTTTTTTGAATTAAATATTACTAAAATTTCCACTGCCCGCTTTTCTATTTATTCGTTAACCGGAAGTAAAGTGAAACAATTATTTTTTGATAGAATTCCTTCCGGAAAAAATACTTGGTCGTTTTCTGTTGCAGACTTAGCGGTTGGAAATTATATTTTGGAAGCAGACGTGGATGGAGTAAAATACTCGAAACAGGTTTCAATACAACATTGATCAATAACAATAAAACATTTTAAAATCCCAGCAATAATTCCATGGATGACTACGGACAAAGATATATTGACTCCCGAAAAGAAATTGACCCTCGTGAAATATTACTTTTTAAAGTAGAAAGTAAGGTTAAAAATGCCAAAATGTGGCTTTTTATTGTTGGTGGATTTACCATTGCGTTGGCTATATTTTATTTTTTCTTTCGCTACGATCGACTCAACGTGCTATCAACCGTAATTGATTGTACTATCGGATTAGTTTATATTGGATTAGCATTTTTCGTAAATAAAAAACCTTACACTGCAGTATTAGTGGGACTGATTTTATATATCTCAACAATAGTGCTTACAGGTGTTTTCGATCCCACAACTTTAATGTCGGGTTGGCTATTTAAAATAATTATAATAGCAGCACTTGTTAGCGGATTAAAGGCTGCAAAACAAGTAGTGGAGCTAAGGCATGAATTAGGAATTTTGGATATTGAAAAAGATGCGGATGTGCCTATTGATATGATGAAATAACATTCAATAAAATCTAACCTTTTATTCTTTAAAATAATAAAGTGTCGGCTACAACCCGCGTAGCATAAGGATTGACAGATGTGAAAATCATTCCGTAACCAATCGGTTACATATCAGAATCAGAGCCCGAATTCGAGCAGAAAATATGAATCTAAGATCTACTCGATAATTAATTTTTGCTGAACATTATTAATTCTAACGAAATAAATTCCGCTGCTTAAATTGTGGAGGGAAATTGATTCGTTGATATTTCCGTTAGCGGTGTTTATTTGTTGAGAGTAGATAATTTGGCCGAGGGAGTTGAAGATTTGGAGAACGCAGGGCTGGTTAGTTTCACGCAGAGGTCGCAGAGGAGCAGAGAGCGCAGAGATATAAAATGTCCCGGTGTTTGGATTTGGGAAGATGGTGAAATTTGTTTGATCGGTTGACTCTTCAATGGATACCAAACCTTCATCAATTAATTGATTGCAATTATCATCTGTTCCATTTAATATCTCTTCCATTCCCGGATTGATGAATGAATCTTTATCATTACAATCTGTATTGTCGGTTACATAACCAATTATTATGGAACACCAGATAGAATCTATCAATGGATTACCATAACTATCGTCATCTGCATCTATGTAATAGGTATTGAAAGTTAGCGCTTCATCAATTTCAATATTACAATTATCATCCAAAGCATTACATATTTCTATAGCATCGGGATTTATTAAAAATTGGGTATCGTCACAATCAGTATTATCGAGCACAAATCCAACAGGTATGGTACAAGCTAGGGAATCTACCAGATCATTGCCAAAATTATCTCCATCCGTATCCTCAAAAAATAAGGCATATAAAAGTCCGTCATCAATAAATGAATTGCAATCATCATCAATCAAATTACAAACTTCCATTGCATCCGGATTAATATTCTCATCAGTATCATTACAATCAGTATTATTTAATAAATATCCATCGGGTATAAAACAGGAAAGGGAATCATTTAATATATCGCCAAAACCGTCCTCGTCCATATCAGCATAAAAGGTAATTAATAAAACTCCATCGTCGATCAATAAATTACAATTATCATCCAGCTCATTACACAACTCTAATGCTTCGGGATTAATAGTTGCATCAGCGTCGTTACAATCCAAAAAGTTGGTTACCATTCCCGGTATAGGAGTGCATGATAAAATTACAGTTAGTGGATCACCGAATCCATCCATGTCCGCATCTTCAAAGTTCATTACATAAATAATTCCATCATCAATTAAACCATTACAATTATCATCAATGATATTACAAATTTCAAGTTGAGCAGGATTGATGAAGGGATCGCTATCATTACAATCGGATGAGTCGCTGATATAACCTGATGGCGTAAAACATGCTTCTGTGGAATTATCAATATCTCCA
The genomic region above belongs to Bacteroidota bacterium and contains:
- a CDS encoding homogentisate phytyltransferase translates to MNFIKNFILYSRLHTIIGTTISASTLYIITIALSPEPVEYHLLGFILTLISCLGANIYIVGLNQITDIEIDKINKPYLPLASGAYTVKKAYIINTIALLISISIAFYFGKFLLITVLSSLILGTIYSLPPFRLKRYYFWAAFCIIAVRGILVNIFLFLHLHTMVLGYYHLPDSIRILTIAIFIYSIVIAWFKDIPDMAGDQKFDIKTLSLRIGSKTVFIFGNTLLALVFVFLISASLFFKLELNTTLFIVMHIVMLLALIYKAVKTDVNNKTAISKYYQFIWVLFFAEYIVFALASISA
- a CDS encoding FAD-dependent oxidoreductase produces the protein MRRRKFVKTIGTLIPGALMIPSFLSAKPIPKITSGTVIIVGSGAAGLYAAKTLKDAGMTVIILEASAVHGGRIRPLTGFGDFNVEAGAEFVHGKGNDAGDPPSFLWSSINAYDPGLLLEYGGNKELYQIGSEYETSPPYWDAELENAWQFYLNMYSYTGDDIFMSDHLFTEYGIDESHPYWHIYEAWIGSEFGTSIKRIGMKSIAISENLWLTGDKDFLLDDSYLSILESLFFNSVLENIQYNRIVTKITYGATGVIVNCADGGVLFGDKVLVTVPLPILKENIISFEPSLPAEKIYAIETIGMGAGMKLILKFSQTFWTDEIQDMTIDGFSTFIWSPGLGKTDATNNILICFIMGENAEYMSSIDAGAVDVALAELDLLFGGAASLYYLESSIQDWSLEPFIKGAYSFPSPGTYISETQSSRLDLASPVDCVLFFAGEATNNYHPATVHGALESGARAAAEILECPFLGNENIIITNEVNLYAENAVVFFELNITKISTARFSIYSLTGSKVKQLFFDRIPSGKNTWSFSVADLAVGNYILEADVDGVKYSKQVSIQH